From Actinomyces procaprae:
GGCGCTTCCGGTACGCGGGCGCGCAGGCCGGGTACTTGGTGCCTGCCGAGGGCTGCCAACCGGGTTCGGCGGCCGCGGGGGTGCGGCCGGCGCATCCGTACACTTGCCGGGTGCGCATCGACCCCCACACCCACTCCGCCTACTCGGATGGCACGGACAGCCCCGCCGAGCTGATGGCGCAGGCGGCCCGGGCCGGGCTCGACGTCGTCGGCCTGACCGATCACGACACCACTGACGGCTGGGCGGAGGCGGCCGCCGCGGTGCCGGAGGCGGGAGTGAGCCTGCTGCGCGGTGCAGAGATCTCCTGTTCCGCGGACGGCGTCGCCCTGCACCTGCTGGCCTACCTGTTCGACCCGGAATACGCCCCGCTGGCGCAGGCACTGGCCCACGCCCGCCACTCGCGGGCAAACCGCACCCGGCTCATGGTCGAGCGCCTGGCGGCCGACTACCCCATCAGCTGGGAGGACGTGCTCACCCAGGCCGCAGATGCCACCACGATCGGCCGCCCGCATATCGCGGACGCGCTCGTGGCAGCGGGGGCCTTTCCCGATCGCTCCGCCGCCTTCGCCGGTCCGCTGGCCACCTCCAGCCCCTACTACGTCCACTACTGGGCCCTGGACCCGGTGGAGGCCTGCCGACTCGTGCGCGCGGCCGGGGGGGTGCCGGTGGCCGCTCACCCGCGTGCCGCGAGCCGACAGCGGCGCCTGGTGCCCGATAAGACCTTCGCCCGGATGGCCGAGGCCGGCCTGGCGGCGCTCGAGGTCGACCATCGTGATCACACCCCCGCTCAGCGGGAGCAGGCCCGCGCCCTGGCTCAGGAACTCGGTCTCGGCGCATCCGGGGCCTCCGACTACCACGGCGCCGGCAAGCCCAACCGGCTGGGCGAGAACCTGATGGCGCCGACGCTACTCGAGCGGATCGTCGCCGAGGGCGCGCTCCCGCTGGTCGTGCCCTGACCGGCCCTCCCGAGCACCGCCCGGTCCATGCAAGCTCAGCAGGAGGGGCCTGCCGCGAACCCGGACGCAACAGAACCGACCACCAAGCCCACAACCATCCTCAGTCCATGCTCGCCAACGTCTTCGACCTCACGCTCTTCGCCACCGCGCTCACCACGATCCTGGTGATCCAGGATCCGCTGGGCGCCATCCCCATCTTCCTGTCACTGACCAGCCGGCAGACCGACGCCGAACGCACCCGTTCCGCCCGGCAGGCCACCCTGGTGTCCTTCGCGGTGATCCTCGCCTTCGCGATCTTCGGCCGCTACATCCTCCGCTTCCTGGGCATCACCGTGCCGGCGCTGCAGATCTCCGGCGGGCTGCTGCTCCTGCTGGTGGCGCTTGAACTGCTCACCGACAAGGCGGACGAGCATCCGGACCCGGATGCGGTGGCCACCAACGCCGCCCTCGTCCCCCTGGGCACGCCGCTGCTGGCCGGACCGGGGGCGATTGTCGCCACCATGGTGGCGGTGGACTCGGCGTCGGGACCCGTGATCGGCTGGGTGAGCGTGACCGCCGCGATCGTGGTGACACATCTGGTCATCTGGGTGGCCCTGCGGTTCTCCGTCGGCCTGCACCGGCTGCTGGGGGAGTCGGCGATTCAGGTGCTGACCCGCATTTTCGGGCTGCTGCTGGCAGCCATCGCGGTGCAGATGATCGCCGACGGCGTGCTCGCCTACGTGGACACGGTCATGGGCGCCTGAACACCGCCGTGTCCTGCGCTGGCGCTAAGCGCCCGACGCGGGGAGGAAGGAGCGGCCGCCCGGACGGATGTGGTCCGGGCGGCCGTATGCTCAGGAGCCGGGTGTCAGGAGTCGGCGCGGCCCCCGTGGGTGCGGCGGCGGTTGCGCTTGCGGCGCGGCTTGTCGCCCGCAGTGGAATTGGAGCGCCGTGAGCCGGCCGCGTCGGCGCCCGATGCGCGCCCGGAGACGGTGCGCCGTCCCCTTCCGCGGCCGCGGCCACGCCCGCGGCCGTTCCGGTCGTCGCCCGAGCGCCCGCGGCGGCCGGTTTCACCGAGGTCCTCGATCTGCTCGGCATCGAGGCCCTCCAGCACCCGCTTGCTGCGGGGCAGCTTGCCGGTGACCTCCCGGGGGATGCTCAGGTCCGTATACAGGTGGTCGGAGGTGTGGTAGGTCTCGACGGGCTCCTCGATCGGCAGGCCCAGGGCCTTGGAGATCAGGCGCCAGCGGGCGACGTCGTCCCAGTCGACGAACGTGATCGCGGTCCCGGAGCCGCCCGCGCGGCCGGTACGGCCGATGCGGTGGACGTAGATCTTCTCGTCCTCCGGACACTGGTAGTTGACTACGTGCGTGACGTCGTCGACGTCGATGCCGCGCGCCGCCACGTCGGTGGCCACCAGCACGTCCACCTTGCCCTTGCGGAAGGCGCGCAGCGCCTGCTCGCGGGCACCCTGCCCCAGGTCGCCGTGCAGGGCCGCGGTGGCGAAGCCACGGGAGGCCAGGTCCTCGGCCACGCGGGCGGCCGTGCGCTTGGTGCGGGCGAAGATGATGGTGCGGCCACGGCCCTCGGCCTGCAGGATGCGGGACAGCACCTCGACCTTGTTCAACGCGTGGGTGCGGTAGACGACCTGCTGGACGGACTTGACCGTCATGGAGTCGTCGCCCGGGTCCTGGGCGCGAATGTGGGTCGGCTTGGTCATGTAGCGGCGGGCCAGGGCGACTACGGCGCCGGGCATGGTGGCGCTGAACAGCATGGTGTGGCGGTCGGAGCGGGTCCGGGAGAGGATCTTCTCAACGTCCGGCAGGAAGCCCAGGTCGAGCATCTCATCGGCCTCA
This genomic window contains:
- a CDS encoding MarC family protein — encoded protein: MLANVFDLTLFATALTTILVIQDPLGAIPIFLSLTSRQTDAERTRSARQATLVSFAVILAFAIFGRYILRFLGITVPALQISGGLLLLLVALELLTDKADEHPDPDAVATNAALVPLGTPLLAGPGAIVATMVAVDSASGPVIGWVSVTAAIVVTHLVIWVALRFSVGLHRLLGESAIQVLTRIFGLLLAAIAVQMIADGVLAYVDTVMGA
- a CDS encoding DEAD/DEAH box helicase, translating into MPSAAQPSGEQHRTATQPDSASGIISTAQAHAPVLDDAKPDITDADSDTDLTARTFADFGVEEEICQALADKGITHPFPIQALTLPIALRGQDIIGQAKTGTGKTLGFGIPLLMDTLGPGEEGWDEDPASGSPQALVVLPTRELAKQVAEELAGAAAKRTVRIVQVYGGRAYEPQIEAIERGAEIVVGTPGRIIDLMDRRVLDLTHVTTVVLDEADEMLDLGFLPDVEKILSRTRSDRHTMLFSATMPGAVVALARRYMTKPTHIRAQDPGDDSMTVKSVQQVVYRTHALNKVEVLSRILQAEGRGRTIIFARTKRTAARVAEDLASRGFATAALHGDLGQGAREQALRAFRKGKVDVLVATDVAARGIDVDDVTHVVNYQCPEDEKIYVHRIGRTGRAGGSGTAITFVDWDDVARWRLISKALGLPIEEPVETYHTSDHLYTDLSIPREVTGKLPRSKRVLEGLDAEQIEDLGETGRRGRSGDDRNGRGRGRGRGRGRRTVSGRASGADAAGSRRSNSTAGDKPRRKRNRRRTHGGRADS
- a CDS encoding PHP domain-containing protein, whose amino-acid sequence is MRIDPHTHSAYSDGTDSPAELMAQAARAGLDVVGLTDHDTTDGWAEAAAAVPEAGVSLLRGAEISCSADGVALHLLAYLFDPEYAPLAQALAHARHSRANRTRLMVERLAADYPISWEDVLTQAADATTIGRPHIADALVAAGAFPDRSAAFAGPLATSSPYYVHYWALDPVEACRLVRAAGGVPVAAHPRAASRQRRLVPDKTFARMAEAGLAALEVDHRDHTPAQREQARALAQELGLGASGASDYHGAGKPNRLGENLMAPTLLERIVAEGALPLVVP